A single window of Arcobacter venerupis DNA harbors:
- a CDS encoding agmatinase family protein, whose protein sequence is MSYRTLEEEIKVLELGLPPMEGDGFIGGRLDPKEASLVLVPVPWEATVSFGQGTANAPDAIRITSHQLDVETFHYVKPYVAGIAMLETDKHLLKLSHKARKKALKVIEALEEGKTNKKALKFVNEASAILNSSVYQKSFEQIKKGKFVAVVGGDHSSPLGLIKALNDTQTESFGILHVDAHHDLRKAYEGFTYSHASIFYNAMNECDKVSNLVQFGIRDYSSEEANRMKEYGLKGACLYDTDMQAQLASGKSLEEVYAPYIEQLPQNVYLSIDIDGLEPLNCPNTGTPVPSGLRYGELEHLIFMVVKSGKNIIGFDLCEVGDSEDGWDANVGSRVLYQLCGALLASQGKIEYK, encoded by the coding sequence ATGTCTTACAGAACCTTAGAAGAAGAAATAAAAGTATTAGAATTAGGATTACCTCCAATGGAAGGTGATGGTTTTATTGGGGGAAGATTAGACCCAAAAGAAGCTAGTTTAGTTTTAGTTCCAGTTCCTTGGGAAGCTACTGTTTCATTTGGGCAAGGAACGGCAAATGCTCCTGATGCTATTAGAATTACAAGTCACCAACTTGATGTTGAAACTTTTCACTATGTTAAACCTTATGTTGCAGGTATTGCTATGCTTGAAACTGATAAACATTTATTAAAATTAAGTCACAAAGCTAGAAAAAAAGCTTTAAAAGTAATTGAAGCACTTGAAGAGGGAAAAACAAATAAAAAAGCTCTGAAATTTGTAAATGAAGCATCGGCAATTTTAAATTCTTCGGTATATCAAAAATCTTTTGAGCAAATAAAAAAAGGTAAGTTTGTAGCAGTTGTTGGTGGTGACCACTCATCTCCACTTGGACTTATCAAAGCTTTAAATGATACGCAAACTGAATCTTTTGGAATCTTACACGTAGATGCTCACCATGACTTAAGAAAGGCATATGAAGGGTTTACTTACTCTCATGCTTCAATTTTTTATAATGCTATGAATGAGTGTGACAAAGTTTCAAATTTAGTTCAATTTGGAATTAGAGATTACAGCAGTGAAGAAGCAAATAGAATGAAAGAATATGGTCTAAAAGGTGCATGTTTATACGATACAGATATGCAAGCACAATTAGCTAGTGGTAAATCTTTAGAAGAAGTTTATGCTCCATACATCGAGCAACTTCCTCAAAATGTTTATTTATCAATTGACATTGATGGATTAGAACCACTAAACTGTCCAAATACAGGAACACCAGTTCCTAGTGGTTTAAGATATGGAGAGTTAGAACACTTGATATTTATGGTTGTAAAATCTGGAAAAAATATCATAGGTTTTGATTTATGTGAAGTTGGGGATAGCGAAGACGGATGGGATGCAAATGTAGGTTCTAGAGTTTTATATCAAC